The following proteins are co-located in the Thermoanaerobaculum aquaticum genome:
- a CDS encoding SulP family inorganic anion transporter encodes MKDQARYRWFAIGDLNGFFGLMFDNMTVLSFLAGILVFGFGFPADIVYQRMFPGTALGVLFGDMVYTWMAFRLAKKTGNPHVTAMPLGLDTPSTIGIALVVLGPAFVSLKAQGMPEREAAMMTWYIGMATMVMIGIVKTALSFAGRWVQKVVPQAGLLGSLAGIGLALIGFIPLVDIFGMPLVGLVSLGLILYNLVARVRLPGHAPGVLVAIALGTALYYTLGPLGWVGGTFQPLPPAEFHGGFPIPTLDFIKGFVPALTYLPIAIPFALLTVVGGINVTESARVAGDDFNTRDILLTEAVATLIAGVCGGVAQSTPYIGQPAYKGMGARAGYTLLTGLFIGLGGVLGYIGYIVELIPRAVLAPILIFVALDIMVQAFLACPARHAPAVAFAYFPTVARLLAIKLSNPQIVPAAQFSALLQAPGKELPEVLVTVALGNGFILTAMLWGGFLAELIDRRFKAASLYLAVLSVMTFFGAIHSASPEGVMYLPWKLADAMQRSLAYQFSSAYAVLAVVVLALGFTRAAKEPPDTDFGHPDRE; translated from the coding sequence GTGAAGGACCAAGCTCGCTATCGTTGGTTTGCCATTGGTGATCTCAACGGTTTTTTTGGGCTGATGTTTGACAACATGACCGTGCTTTCCTTTTTGGCGGGGATCCTGGTTTTTGGCTTTGGGTTTCCCGCCGACATCGTGTACCAGAGGATGTTCCCGGGCACTGCTTTGGGCGTGCTTTTCGGTGACATGGTGTACACCTGGATGGCCTTTCGGCTGGCCAAAAAGACCGGCAACCCCCACGTCACCGCCATGCCTTTGGGGTTGGACACCCCGTCCACCATTGGCATTGCCCTGGTGGTTTTGGGTCCGGCCTTCGTTTCCTTGAAAGCCCAGGGGATGCCGGAGCGGGAAGCGGCCATGATGACCTGGTACATCGGCATGGCCACCATGGTGATGATTGGCATTGTCAAAACCGCGCTTTCCTTTGCCGGGCGCTGGGTGCAAAAGGTGGTGCCGCAGGCCGGACTGCTGGGCTCGCTGGCGGGCATTGGCCTGGCGCTCATTGGTTTCATTCCGCTGGTGGACATCTTCGGCATGCCGCTGGTGGGCCTGGTTTCCCTGGGGCTAATCCTTTACAACCTGGTGGCCAGGGTGCGCCTGCCGGGGCATGCCCCGGGAGTTTTGGTGGCCATTGCGCTGGGGACGGCCCTTTACTACACGCTTGGCCCTCTGGGCTGGGTGGGGGGCACGTTCCAGCCGCTGCCGCCGGCGGAGTTTCACGGCGGTTTCCCGATTCCGACCCTGGACTTCATCAAGGGCTTTGTACCGGCCCTTACGTACCTGCCCATTGCCATTCCCTTTGCGCTCCTCACCGTGGTGGGCGGCATTAACGTCACCGAAAGCGCCCGGGTAGCCGGGGACGATTTCAACACCCGGGACATCCTGCTCACCGAAGCGGTGGCCACGCTTATTGCTGGGGTTTGCGGTGGGGTTGCCCAGTCCACCCCTTACATTGGGCAACCGGCCTACAAGGGCATGGGTGCACGGGCCGGTTATACGCTTTTGACCGGCCTTTTCATTGGCCTGGGTGGGGTTTTGGGCTATATCGGCTACATCGTGGAGCTCATCCCCCGGGCGGTTTTAGCGCCGATTTTGATCTTTGTGGCGCTGGACATCATGGTGCAGGCGTTTTTGGCTTGTCCCGCCAGGCATGCCCCGGCGGTGGCCTTTGCGTACTTCCCCACGGTGGCCAGGCTCCTGGCCATCAAGCTCTCCAACCCGCAAATCGTGCCGGCGGCGCAGTTTTCCGCGCTCTTGCAGGCGCCCGGCAAGGAGCTGCCCGAGGTTCTGGTGACCGTGGCGTTGGGCAACGGCTTCATCCTCACCGCCATGCTCTGGGGCGGGTTTTTGGCGGAGCTCATTGACCGTCGCTTTAAGGCGGCGTCCTTGTATCTGGCGGTGCTTTCGGTGATGACGTTCTTTGGGGCCATTCACTCGGCATCACCGGAAGGGGTTATGTACCTGCCCTGGAAGCTCGCCGACGCCATGCAGCGCTCGCTGGCTTACCAGTTTTCCTCGGCGTACGCGGTCTTGGCGGTGGTGGTCCTGGCTTTGGGCTTTACCCGGGCAGCCAAAGAGCCCCCGGACACCGATTTTGGCCACCCCGATCGGGAATAG
- a CDS encoding ClpP family protease, translating to MDALLSHRILFLGEPITTEVANRLISGLLLLDADDHQAQIDLYINCSGGNVLDGLAIIDVIQCIQAPVSTICVGRAASMAAWILAAGAKGKRYAAPNAEVMLHQVAASFAGQTSDIRIYTQRMVGLQQRLVGMLARWTGQSRQRITKDMEHEFFMTAEKAKEYGIVDAILEPYVREDG from the coding sequence ATGGATGCCCTATTAAGCCATCGTATTTTGTTTCTTGGCGAACCCATCACCACAGAAGTGGCGAACCGGCTTATTTCCGGGTTGCTGCTTCTGGATGCTGACGATCACCAGGCACAAATTGATTTGTACATCAACTGCTCGGGCGGAAATGTGTTGGATGGGCTGGCAATTATCGATGTGATTCAGTGCATTCAAGCTCCGGTTAGCACTATTTGTGTCGGACGGGCGGCTTCAATGGCGGCTTGGATCTTGGCAGCCGGAGCCAAGGGCAAACGCTACGCCGCCCCCAACGCCGAGGTAATGCTTCACCAGGTAGCCGCCAGTTTCGCCGGGCAAACCAGCGACATCCGCATTTATACCCAGCGCATGGTGGGGCTTCAGCAGCGACTGGTGGGCATGTTAGCCCGGTGGACAGGCCAGTCCCGGCAACGTATTACCAAGGATATGGAGCACGAATTCTTCATGACAGCAGAAAAGGCTAAAGAATATGGCATCGTGGACGCCATTTTAGAGCCTTATGTGAGGGAGGACGGTTAA
- a CDS encoding metallopeptidase family protein encodes MSWLSPGEFDALVEEALAALPRRFLELVDNVAIVVEEEPSPEDLASLDHQEGEELLGLYQGLSLPERGAFYSNVLPDRIVLYRGPLLRRCRNRRELKAEIQATVIHELGHYFGLDEDAMP; translated from the coding sequence GTGAGCTGGTTGAGCCCTGGGGAATTCGACGCTTTAGTGGAAGAAGCCCTGGCGGCGCTGCCCCGCCGTTTCCTGGAGCTGGTGGACAACGTGGCCATTGTGGTGGAAGAGGAGCCTTCTCCCGAGGATCTGGCCTCCCTGGACCACCAAGAAGGTGAGGAGCTCCTGGGCCTTTACCAGGGCTTAAGCCTTCCCGAGCGGGGGGCGTTTTATTCCAACGTGCTGCCCGACCGCATCGTGCTTTACCGCGGCCCCCTGCTTCGCCGCTGCCGGAACCGCCGGGAGCTCAAAGCGGAAATCCAAGCCACGGTGATCCACGAGCTGGGTCACTACTTCGGCCTGGACGAAGACGCCATGCCCTAA
- a CDS encoding glycoside hydrolase family 3 N-terminal domain-containing protein: protein MSGHPWLVCGVAGLQLSPEERALLQALQPGGMILFARNLQSPAQAQDLVASLRELPGSPYVAVDLEGGRVNRLRALLGELPSPQELSRHGEEAARALGEACGAACAALGINVDLAPVVDVAGEASFLAEEGRCWGHSVEDVARLAGAFLAGLECFGVAGCLKHFPGLGSGPVDSHRELPVLGDEVKLHREAFGKLASPERAVMVAHALAPGLGEAVAPASLSRKIVSLVPREAGLIMADDVEMGALAAWGSLEERATAALMAGCHQVLLCNALEARQAVADYVDFWAEKDPALAAALERASFRVSRFARGTVSPVSWAEAQERAAEVRQRWGKA from the coding sequence GTGAGCGGCCATCCCTGGCTGGTGTGCGGTGTGGCGGGGCTGCAGCTGAGCCCGGAGGAGAGGGCGCTTTTGCAGGCGCTCCAACCGGGGGGCATGATCCTCTTTGCCCGCAACCTGCAATCGCCTGCCCAAGCGCAAGATCTGGTGGCCAGCCTGCGGGAGCTTCCGGGAAGCCCTTACGTAGCCGTGGACCTGGAGGGAGGCCGGGTGAACCGCCTGCGGGCGCTGCTTGGCGAGCTTCCATCCCCCCAGGAGCTTTCCCGCCACGGTGAGGAAGCCGCCCGAGCGCTGGGGGAGGCTTGCGGTGCCGCCTGTGCGGCGCTGGGGATCAACGTGGATTTGGCACCGGTGGTGGATGTGGCGGGGGAAGCTTCTTTTTTGGCCGAAGAGGGCCGCTGCTGGGGCCACAGCGTGGAGGATGTGGCCCGCCTGGCCGGGGCCTTTCTTGCGGGCCTGGAATGCTTTGGGGTGGCGGGATGCCTCAAGCACTTTCCGGGGCTGGGAAGCGGGCCGGTGGACTCCCACCGGGAGCTGCCGGTCCTGGGCGATGAGGTGAAGCTGCACCGGGAGGCCTTCGGCAAGCTGGCGTCGCCGGAACGGGCGGTGATGGTGGCCCACGCTCTGGCTCCAGGTCTTGGTGAAGCGGTGGCCCCGGCTTCCTTGTCCCGGAAAATCGTGAGTCTGGTGCCAAGGGAAGCGGGCTTGATCATGGCTGACGACGTGGAAATGGGGGCTCTGGCCGCCTGGGGCAGCTTGGAGGAGCGGGCCACCGCCGCGCTCATGGCGGGGTGCCACCAGGTGCTTTTGTGCAATGCCTTGGAAGCCCGGCAGGCAGTGGCCGACTACGTGGATTTCTGGGCAGAAAAGGATCCGGCGTTGGCAGCTGCCCTGGAGCGCGCCTCATTTCGGGTGAGCCGCTTTGCCCGGGGCACGGTTTCCCCCGTGAGCTGGGCCGAGGCGCAGGAGCGGGCGGCGGAGGTGCGCCAGCGGTGGGGGAAGGCATGA
- the mutS gene encoding DNA mismatch repair protein MutS, with protein MKKTPMLQQYLELKQQHSDALLLYRLGDFYELFFEDAEKAAPVLGVVLTRRRHNEEVESPMCGVPHHALTSYVGKLLEAGFKVAIAEQVEEPQGQRLVRREVVRVLTPSTVTEPELLPGGEKRLLVALAGKGPFAVAVADAAAGELSGLAAATSEEVRELLAQLQPKEVLVPEEAFELSGLWPPELPNPVVTRRSKAWFQASRGEERLKEAFGVGSVRALGLEPEEELLGPLGALLSYLEETQGRLPEHFVTFTRLGMGQGLVLDAATVRNLEILRDTSGGKKACLATVLDHTCTPMGARLLREWLVRPASAAEAERRLDAVAELCDNLEVLHNLRQHLPRVGDLERAAARLGFSQARPAELVGLRQALPTVPLIRELLASAESELLLEIGQRMDPLADVAEDLQRTLAANPPAVLGPGTIASGVDPELDAARRLAHGAKEVLSELEARERERTGISSLKIRYNSFFGYAFEVSKANLDKVPGHWVRRQTLTQAERFVTEELSQLEEQILTAEKRAEERERELFAALLRRLAAQAKRVAATARLLATVDVLASFAQRAREQRYCRPKLVEAPVLRLEVSRHPVVEAISSEAFVPNDVHLEAGERQILILTGPNMGGKSTFLRQVALAVLMARAGSFVAADAAEIGPFDRIFTRVGAADDIARGESTFMVEMSEVAHILRHATSRSLVVLDEVGRGTATYDGLSLAWAVVEHLHNAPGGGPLVLFATHYHELTELAESLPRVFNASMAVKEWQGKVFFLHRVVPGPADRSYGIHVARLAGVPEAVCRRADEILAEISEANGKVPHSPAAEPRQLTLFASDYQWLAERLRQLDVNKLTPLEALNLLAELKKEVAS; from the coding sequence ATGAAGAAGACCCCCATGCTGCAGCAGTACCTGGAGCTGAAGCAGCAGCACTCCGATGCGCTGCTCTTGTACCGGCTGGGGGATTTTTACGAGCTTTTCTTTGAGGACGCCGAAAAAGCCGCACCGGTTTTGGGTGTGGTGCTCACCCGGCGACGCCACAACGAAGAGGTGGAGTCCCCCATGTGCGGGGTTCCCCATCATGCGTTAACCAGCTACGTGGGCAAGCTCCTGGAGGCCGGTTTCAAGGTGGCCATTGCCGAGCAGGTGGAGGAACCGCAAGGGCAGCGGCTGGTCCGGCGGGAGGTGGTGCGGGTGCTTACCCCTTCCACGGTCACCGAGCCCGAGCTTTTGCCGGGCGGGGAAAAGCGTTTATTGGTGGCGCTGGCGGGGAAGGGGCCTTTTGCGGTGGCGGTGGCCGATGCGGCGGCGGGGGAGCTTTCGGGGCTGGCCGCGGCGACCAGCGAAGAGGTGCGGGAGCTTTTGGCACAGCTCCAGCCCAAGGAGGTGCTGGTTCCGGAGGAAGCTTTTGAGCTTTCGGGGCTGTGGCCCCCGGAGCTTCCCAACCCGGTGGTGACACGGAGAAGCAAAGCGTGGTTTCAAGCGAGTCGCGGGGAGGAACGGCTCAAGGAGGCTTTTGGCGTCGGCTCGGTGCGGGCCCTGGGGCTGGAGCCTGAGGAAGAGCTTTTGGGTCCTCTGGGGGCGCTGCTTTCGTACCTGGAGGAAACCCAGGGGCGGCTTCCCGAGCACTTTGTGACCTTTACCCGTTTGGGGATGGGGCAGGGGCTGGTGCTGGACGCTGCCACCGTGCGCAACCTCGAGATCTTAAGGGACACAAGCGGCGGCAAAAAAGCCTGCCTCGCCACGGTGCTGGACCACACCTGCACGCCCATGGGGGCGAGGCTTTTGCGGGAATGGCTGGTGCGTCCGGCTTCGGCGGCGGAAGCGGAACGGCGGTTGGACGCGGTGGCGGAGCTTTGCGACAACCTGGAGGTCCTCCACAACCTCCGCCAGCACCTGCCCAGGGTGGGGGATTTGGAGCGGGCGGCGGCGCGTTTGGGGTTTTCCCAGGCGCGGCCGGCGGAGCTGGTGGGCTTGCGGCAGGCTTTGCCCACGGTCCCTTTGATTCGCGAGCTTCTGGCTTCGGCGGAAAGCGAGCTGTTGCTGGAAATCGGGCAAAGGATGGACCCCCTGGCGGACGTGGCGGAAGACCTGCAAAGGACCCTGGCGGCAAACCCGCCGGCGGTTTTAGGGCCAGGAACCATCGCTTCCGGGGTGGACCCCGAGCTGGATGCTGCCCGGCGGCTGGCCCACGGTGCCAAGGAAGTGCTTTCGGAGCTGGAGGCCCGGGAGCGCGAGCGCACCGGGATTTCGTCGCTGAAGATCCGCTACAACTCGTTCTTTGGCTACGCCTTTGAGGTTTCCAAGGCCAATTTGGACAAGGTCCCCGGCCATTGGGTGCGGCGGCAAACCCTAACCCAGGCGGAGCGCTTCGTGACCGAGGAGCTTTCGCAGCTGGAGGAGCAAATCCTCACCGCGGAAAAGCGGGCCGAAGAACGGGAGCGCGAGCTTTTTGCCGCGCTTTTGCGGCGTTTGGCGGCGCAAGCCAAGCGGGTGGCGGCCACCGCCCGGCTTTTGGCCACCGTGGACGTGCTGGCCTCCTTTGCCCAACGGGCGCGGGAGCAGCGGTACTGCCGGCCCAAGCTGGTGGAAGCGCCGGTGCTGCGGCTGGAGGTTTCCCGTCACCCGGTGGTGGAGGCCATCTCCAGCGAGGCTTTTGTCCCCAACGACGTGCACCTGGAGGCGGGGGAAAGGCAAATCCTCATCCTCACCGGCCCCAACATGGGAGGCAAATCCACCTTTCTGCGCCAGGTGGCGCTTGCGGTGCTGATGGCCAGGGCTGGCTCCTTTGTGGCGGCTGATGCGGCGGAAATTGGGCCCTTTGACCGCATCTTCACCCGGGTGGGGGCCGCCGACGACATTGCCCGGGGCGAATCCACGTTTATGGTGGAGATGAGCGAGGTGGCGCACATCTTGAGGCACGCCACAAGCCGCTCCCTGGTGGTTCTGGACGAGGTGGGGCGGGGCACCGCAACCTACGATGGCCTTTCGCTGGCCTGGGCGGTGGTGGAGCACCTCCACAACGCCCCGGGCGGCGGGCCCTTGGTGCTCTTTGCCACCCACTACCACGAGCTCACCGAGCTGGCGGAAAGCTTGCCCCGGGTTTTTAACGCCTCCATGGCGGTGAAGGAGTGGCAGGGGAAGGTGTTCTTCCTGCATCGGGTGGTGCCCGGTCCTGCCGATCGCTCGTACGGTATTCACGTGGCCCGCCTGGCCGGGGTGCCCGAAGCCGTGTGCCGGCGAGCCGATGAGATCCTGGCGGAAATTTCCGAAGCCAACGGCAAGGTTCCCCACTCGCCGGCTGCCGAGCCACGGCAATTAACCCTTTTTGCCAGCGACTACCAGTGGCTGGCGGAGCGCCTCCGGCAGCTGGATGTGAACAAACTGACGCCGCTGGAAGCGCTCAACCTGCTGGCGGAGCTCAAGAAGGAGGTGGCGTCGTGA
- the queC gene encoding 7-cyano-7-deazaguanine synthase QueC, protein MSGDKAVVLLSGGMDSATAAAWARARWPWVGALSVDYGQRHAFELQAARRVAESLKLSEHRVIKVDLRAFGGSALTDELAVPKNRENIGEGIPVTYVPARNTVLLALLLAYAETRGARHLVMGANVLDYSGYPDCRPDFLRAFQRVANLGTKAGREGAGFEVHAPLLHLTKAGIVCLGYQLGLAFELTFSCYDPPEEGIHCGACDACRLRRQGFAEANLPDPTRYAT, encoded by the coding sequence ATGAGCGGGGACAAGGCTGTGGTTTTGCTTTCGGGGGGTATGGACTCCGCCACCGCCGCGGCCTGGGCGCGGGCGCGGTGGCCGTGGGTGGGGGCTTTGTCGGTGGACTACGGCCAGCGGCACGCCTTTGAGCTGCAAGCGGCCAGGCGGGTGGCGGAAAGCCTCAAGCTTTCCGAGCATCGCGTGATCAAGGTGGATTTGCGGGCCTTTGGTGGTTCGGCACTGACCGACGAGCTTGCGGTGCCCAAAAACCGCGAAAACATTGGGGAAGGCATCCCCGTGACCTACGTGCCTGCCCGCAACACCGTGCTTTTGGCGTTGCTTCTGGCCTATGCCGAAACCCGCGGTGCCCGTCACCTGGTGATGGGGGCCAACGTCCTTGATTACTCCGGTTACCCCGACTGCCGGCCGGACTTTTTGCGGGCCTTCCAGCGGGTGGCCAACCTGGGAACCAAGGCTGGAAGGGAAGGGGCAGGCTTTGAGGTGCACGCCCCGCTTCTCCACCTCACCAAGGCTGGGATCGTTTGCCTGGGTTACCAGCTGGGGCTTGCCTTCGAGCTGACCTTTTCCTGCTATGACCCGCCGGAAGAAGGCATCCACTGTGGGGCCTGCGACGCTTGTCGTTTGCGGCGCCAAGGCTTTGCCGAAGCCAATCTTCCTGACCCCACGCGCTACGCCACCTGA
- a CDS encoding M23 family metallopeptidase: MVEVQFHPADVSRTARYFFLDRRQLWWGAGLAVVVLGVVVAGLWQVPRGVEAVVLWAKLQEAKRVHQQLTREREALLQKQRALEAKLSAAGRELRRLGLILGFAPAASEDLWASEDLLQGAKNLLARADELLAFAANHREMVASLPAICPLPRGSFEVSSAFGVRVSPFTGTYERHKGVDLAAPAGLPVKATGKGVVLFAGRVGPENPPWARLGNVVVIDHGEWFVTIFAHLKEVLVRPGQHVKRGDVIGAVGSTGWSTAPHLHYEVRRKVGDNKLVPTDPFFFMLDYPVTEGAKAVGGEEDTALDLLPEEEHWPWLKTKRYPR; this comes from the coding sequence ATGGTTGAGGTGCAATTCCACCCGGCGGATGTGTCGCGCACGGCGAGGTACTTCTTCCTCGACCGGCGGCAGCTGTGGTGGGGTGCGGGTTTGGCGGTGGTGGTATTGGGCGTGGTGGTGGCGGGGCTGTGGCAGGTGCCCCGAGGGGTGGAAGCGGTGGTCCTGTGGGCCAAGTTGCAGGAGGCCAAGCGTGTCCATCAGCAGCTTACGCGAGAACGGGAAGCACTACTTCAAAAGCAACGGGCTCTGGAGGCAAAGCTAAGTGCTGCGGGGAGAGAGCTGCGGCGTTTGGGGCTGATTTTGGGGTTTGCGCCGGCGGCCAGCGAAGACCTCTGGGCTTCCGAGGATTTGCTGCAGGGAGCCAAAAACCTCCTGGCCCGCGCCGATGAGCTTTTGGCTTTTGCCGCCAACCACCGGGAGATGGTGGCCTCACTGCCGGCCATTTGTCCGCTGCCCCGGGGAAGCTTCGAGGTGAGCTCCGCTTTTGGGGTGCGGGTGTCGCCGTTTACCGGCACCTACGAGCGGCACAAAGGCGTGGATTTAGCAGCACCGGCGGGTTTGCCGGTGAAGGCCACCGGCAAGGGCGTGGTTCTGTTTGCCGGCCGGGTGGGCCCGGAAAATCCCCCCTGGGCGCGGCTGGGCAACGTGGTGGTGATTGACCACGGGGAGTGGTTCGTAACGATCTTTGCGCACCTCAAGGAGGTGCTGGTGCGACCTGGGCAACATGTGAAGCGCGGGGATGTGATCGGTGCGGTGGGAAGCACCGGCTGGTCCACGGCCCCGCACCTGCACTACGAGGTACGGCGCAAGGTAGGGGACAACAAGCTCGTTCCCACCGACCCCTTTTTCTTCATGTTGGATTATCCTGTAACCGAGGGAGCAAAGGCGGTGGGTGGGGAGGAAGACACCGCCCTGGATTTGCTGCCGGAGGAGGAGCACTGGCCATGGCTGAAAACCAAGCGTTACCCACGATGA
- a CDS encoding type IV secretory system conjugative DNA transfer family protein, translating to MRTDELVTRHLSRQVDLINSLYSPSPPRAYALRYLSRPHPSSFSAGEIAIVLFGKAEDSEKFGCYRRAHALYLELSAVLGGMMPHHAWSTVTDQKHFESLWQPMEWEMSSVAEIRRREGRVSLETIRPRPVLGKTSTKQEATNDHGETVYFIHAFLPRPSTMARLLRTMLLQPAPVVLQVALAPVQLAPQEEEAMVAEIARSEQYLQRRHTLVSEGAIAVPTILSRRAEAICEGLLGQLLRLQDAPFLMHILVASPQPLSPTLLETVGVEVTRPVGEQLQGNLAGLQMGGYDVAIPSTPSDRAILLGNLQHIEFTPWGNSSAPPSLRRVRWLVDAQEAAGAFRFPVATAEGLPGLGVQHVRMQPVPREASIYWQKCPAKKRTQVGESSYLGLTEPVYLAEQDRRQHVYIVGQTGTGKTTLIKKMIVADMQAGNGLAVIDPHGDLFDELLSHIPPHRLDDVVILDPTDTEYPVGVNLLECDPDQRYFVVREMRAIMERLIRDQFDQKAAEYAGPAFYQHMQMNMLLAMSNPDNPGTLLEFYEIFQHPNYWKRWLPLRWSDPQLARWTTQNLRNLDYTHRFNDSMTWGEYLSSKFEDFVFDPKLRLIFGQRRSTINLRQIMDGGQILLVNLAKGQLAEANSRFLGMVLMSKILAAAMERASLPPGQRRTFYLYVDEFQALATESFTLLLSEARKFGVALVLANQFLSQIRDQNIVQSIFGNVGTVISFRVGQADGEILETHFSPYFDVLDLTSLPNWNACVRPTVGGNRVIPFTMRTILLDAPRQKATAQAARERSRALYGRPRELVEAEIRGQLMCED from the coding sequence TTGCGCACGGATGAACTGGTAACGCGCCATCTTAGCCGGCAGGTGGACCTGATAAACTCTCTATATAGTCCTTCGCCGCCTCGCGCCTACGCCCTGCGGTACTTGAGTCGCCCTCATCCCTCCTCTTTTTCTGCCGGTGAAATCGCGATCGTGCTTTTTGGCAAAGCGGAAGATTCAGAAAAGTTCGGGTGTTACCGGCGGGCTCATGCTCTCTATCTCGAACTCAGCGCAGTTCTGGGTGGAATGATGCCCCATCACGCATGGTCCACTGTGACAGACCAAAAGCACTTCGAAAGTCTTTGGCAGCCCATGGAATGGGAAATGAGTTCGGTGGCGGAAATCCGGCGTCGGGAGGGCAGGGTTTCGCTCGAGACTATCCGCCCGCGCCCTGTCCTCGGAAAGACTTCCACAAAGCAAGAGGCAACAAATGATCACGGCGAAACCGTGTATTTCATCCACGCTTTTTTGCCACGTCCCAGCACTATGGCGCGTTTGCTTCGCACCATGCTGCTGCAACCCGCTCCTGTGGTGCTTCAGGTGGCGTTAGCGCCGGTCCAGCTCGCGCCACAGGAAGAAGAAGCAATGGTTGCGGAAATTGCGCGTAGCGAGCAATACCTCCAGCGGCGGCATACGCTGGTCAGCGAAGGTGCCATTGCCGTACCAACAATTTTGTCAAGGCGAGCAGAAGCCATTTGTGAAGGGCTACTCGGCCAGCTTCTCCGCCTGCAGGACGCGCCGTTCCTTATGCATATCCTCGTTGCTAGCCCACAGCCCCTTTCCCCTACACTGCTGGAAACCGTAGGCGTGGAGGTGACCCGGCCCGTGGGAGAGCAGCTGCAAGGAAATCTTGCCGGCTTGCAAATGGGCGGGTACGATGTCGCCATCCCGAGCACCCCAAGCGACCGCGCGATCTTGCTTGGAAACCTTCAGCACATCGAGTTCACACCTTGGGGTAACAGTTCGGCACCACCTTCCCTCCGCCGCGTCCGCTGGCTCGTTGATGCGCAGGAAGCGGCAGGGGCGTTCCGCTTCCCGGTGGCTACCGCGGAAGGGCTTCCAGGATTGGGTGTGCAACACGTGCGGATGCAACCTGTGCCCCGCGAGGCTTCGATCTACTGGCAAAAATGCCCCGCAAAAAAGCGGACGCAAGTTGGTGAAAGCTCCTACCTTGGTCTCACCGAGCCGGTGTACCTCGCGGAGCAAGACCGGCGGCAGCACGTTTACATCGTCGGCCAGACAGGCACGGGTAAGACAACCCTAATCAAGAAGATGATCGTCGCGGATATGCAAGCCGGCAACGGTTTGGCCGTGATAGATCCGCACGGTGACCTTTTTGACGAGTTGCTCTCGCACATCCCGCCCCATCGCCTCGACGACGTTGTGATTTTGGACCCCACCGACACTGAATACCCCGTTGGGGTGAACCTGCTAGAGTGCGACCCTGATCAACGCTACTTTGTCGTGCGCGAAATGCGTGCTATCATGGAACGACTTATTCGCGACCAATTTGACCAAAAAGCAGCTGAATACGCCGGCCCTGCTTTTTACCAGCATATGCAGATGAATATGCTGCTCGCAATGTCAAACCCAGACAATCCAGGCACGCTGTTGGAGTTCTACGAGATTTTCCAGCACCCCAACTATTGGAAGCGATGGCTACCCTTGCGGTGGTCTGATCCCCAGTTGGCGCGCTGGACTACGCAAAACTTGCGAAACCTCGACTACACGCATCGGTTCAATGACTCAATGACCTGGGGCGAATACCTGAGCAGCAAGTTTGAAGACTTCGTCTTTGACCCCAAACTGCGATTAATCTTTGGTCAGAGGAGGTCCACGATCAACCTACGGCAAATCATGGACGGTGGACAGATTTTGCTGGTAAACCTTGCCAAGGGACAGCTGGCAGAAGCAAACTCACGCTTCTTGGGCATGGTACTCATGTCTAAGATCCTCGCCGCAGCAATGGAACGCGCCAGTCTCCCGCCCGGGCAGCGGCGTACTTTCTACCTTTACGTGGATGAGTTTCAAGCTCTGGCCACGGAAAGCTTTACGCTACTACTCTCAGAGGCCCGAAAGTTTGGGGTTGCTCTGGTATTGGCCAACCAGTTTTTGTCACAAATCAGGGATCAAAACATCGTGCAGTCCATATTCGGTAACGTCGGTACAGTCATTAGCTTCAGAGTAGGACAAGCAGATGGGGAAATTCTGGAGACGCATTTTTCTCCCTATTTTGACGTACTCGACCTAACCAGCCTGCCTAACTGGAACGCTTGTGTTCGCCCGACCGTTGGAGGGAATCGCGTCATCCCCTTCACGATGCGGACGATCCTGCTCGATGCACCGCGCCAGAAAGCGACCGCCCAAGCTGCGAGGGAGCGCTCCCGGGCACTTTACGGGCGCCCCCGAGAGCTGGTGGAAGCGGAAATCCGCGGCCAGCTGATGTGCGAGGATTAA